The following proteins are co-located in the Doryrhamphus excisus isolate RoL2022-K1 chromosome 3, RoL_Dexc_1.0, whole genome shotgun sequence genome:
- the LOC131126418 gene encoding zinc finger protein basonuclin-2 isoform X3 produces the protein MMAPLTQEASRMTFNLSACAAPRCGCPRYEVGNDDAGSCDCGHSWVTHAIRKLWPRPPSNRGPVEAVLPGPVLDLSSLVLYGTQALPVRLKILLDRLYSVLTPQQVAHILRSLGWTLADYVRGYKLQRADGKALERWSMVSPEEETLLLKEFLRFGETRPVVEFMAAVHHPSCTERHEGLGEEGSSVHWIRPSTMEQMDRVTWDWDTQDPECDLLRRRGTAQENTSSFVLSNSSSSRNLCKTSSSCVRPLPSFSSAFQDRPAPPSSCHPVPKGRVLCGVCGKSFYDKGTLKIHYNAVHLKIKHGCTVAGCTMVFSSLRSRNRHSANPNPRLHRSGTKDVPDARTAYNSSPTSKGASRVGSPACVSLHNAPVSVPVCQSSPCDSKSAEAGASFPTNQQQLCESRDSIPKKKPRKSSMPLKVECRTFQ, from the exons ATGATGGCGCCGCTCACTCAGGAGGCTTCCCGGATGACCTTTAACCTCTCTGCATGTGCGGCGCCGAGGTGTGGTTGCCCTCGCTACGAAGTCGGAAATGATGACGCGGGGTCGTGCGACTGTGGACACAGCTGGGTGACACACG CCATACGGAAACTCTGGCCCCGCCCTCCCTCCAACCGTGGCCCTGTGGAGGCAGTCCTTCCTGGACCAGTTTTGGACCTAAGCTCCCTGGTCCTGTATGGCACTCAGGCACTTCCTGTACGACTGAAGATCCTGTTGGACCGCCTTTACAGTGTGCTGACACCACAGCAG GTGGCTCACATCTTGCGCTCGCTGGGCTGGACTTTGGCTGATTACGTCCGCGGGTACAAGCTGCAG CGAGCCGATGGGAAGGCACTGGAACGTTGGTCCATGGTGAGCCCAGAAGAGGAGACGCTGCTCCTCAAAGAGTTCCTTCGCTTTGGTGAAACGCGACCCGTCGTTGAGTTCATGGCGGCTGTCCATCACCCTTCCTGCACAGAACGACATGAGGGTCTAGGCGAGGAAGGCTCCTCTGTTCACTGGATCCGCCCTTCTACAATG GAGCAGATGGACAGGGTCACGTGGGACTGGGACACACAAGATCCTGAGTGTGACCTTTTGAGGAGGAGAGGAACTGCACAGGAGAACACCTCTTCATTTGTCCTATCTAACTCTTCTTCTTCACGGAATCTTTGCAAAACGTCCTCATCGTGTGTGCGCCCACTGCCGTCCTTCTCCTCAGCCTTTCAGGATCGTCCTGCACCCCCCTCCTCCTGCCATCCCGTTCCCAAGGGACGGGTCTTGTGTGGCGTCTGTGGAAAAAGCTTCTATGACAAAG GTACGTTGAAGATCCACTACAATGCTGTCCACCTGAAGATcaaacatggctgcacggtggcggGCTGCACCATGGTCTTCAGCTCACTGCGCAGTCGGAATCGACACAGCGCCAACCCCAACCCGCGTCTCCACCGGAGCGGCACCAAAGATGTCCCAGACGCGCGTACCGCGTACAACTCAAGCCCCACGTCCAAGGGAGCATCAAGGGTGGGTTCACCTGCCTGTGTGTCCTTGCATAACGCGCCCGTCTCGGTGCCAGTCTGCCAATCATCCCCATGTGACAGCAAGTCTGCAGAAGCTGGCGCCAGCTTCCCGACCAATCAACAGCAGCTGTGTGAGTCACGTGACAGTATACCCAAGAAGAAACCTCGAAAGTCGAGCATGCCGCTGAAAGTCGAGTGTCGAACATTTCAATGA
- the LOC131125426 gene encoding atrial natriuretic peptide receptor 1-like isoform X1 — MWSAMKSKVCLVIWVCACCIMLASCWHDLDNSEYDCWPLEQPNESNMINCGGLEMAWVLRPPETVKSGQVFNVIYSVSAQDSFYSWAADNDVFPHRSIANAEDARRFCEYHECPANWKDADGENCCIHHANIHSCPLGYMTSESICGPWIPDDGKIFTHTISTSGKMTQTNWSAKVVLLHAGLTSLIAHIRVGRMQVALEAKSTVLPSAVCGDGDCQEEELCSTCPADCGQCPMAASTKLAIGLPLSLLSLCFILTIMWLRYQKRRLLWDESWLIDFDLIKQDQDARMTMGSMMSVAVAHSDSNASCVTTLTSCAGQAGNRKTTFTCTGIYDGRMVAIKKINSKSFSLSKTIRQEVKQVRELDHPNLCKFIGGCVEVPNVAIVTEYCPKGSLNDVLLNEEIPLNWGFRFSFATDVARGMAYLHQHRICHGRLKSANCVLDDRWVCKITDYGLRVYRREEGAEPLSTYRQRLKEVYMPPEFSDANMEPTLAGDVFRAVCACCSYSIILLEIATRSDPVPVDESSLEGSWCPPLPELISSKSDNACPCPADYAELIRRCGAHHPAQRPTFEQIRKFVYRINPIKVSPVDMMMNLMEKYSKHLEVLVAERTQDLMHEKQKTDRLLYSMLPRQVADDLRQGKPSQAQSYVSATVFFSDIVGFTQLSSSSTPYQVVDFLNKLYTTFDDIIDNYDVYKVETIGDAYMVVSGVPRENGILHAAEIASMALDLVGVCRTFNIPHKPNTQLQIRAGIHAGPVVAGVVGTKMPRYCLFGDTVNTASRMESTSLALKIQCSVTVFYLLEEIGGYVMTCRGTMQVKGKGDMVTYWLDGKTSDNKPAKSVAVETPKKLDLSLPGTLDDSLD; from the exons ATGTGGTCCGCCATGAAGAGCAAAGTGTGCTTGGTGATCTGG GTGTGTGCGTGTTGCATCATGCTTGCGTCCTGCTGGCATGACCTCGACAACAGCGAGTACGACTGTTGGCCTCTGGAGCAACCCAATGAGTCCAACATGATTAACTGCGGAG GTCTCGAAATGGCGTGGGTGCTGCGGCCTCCGGAGACGGTAAAGAGTGGTCAGGTGTTCAACGTCATCTACTCGGTCTCTGCCCAGGACTCCTTCTACAGCTGGGCCGCCGACAACGACGTCTTCCCTCACAG GTCCATCGCCAACGCAGAAGATGCTCGGAGGTTCTGTGAATATCACGAATGTCCTGCAAACTGGAAAGATGCCGACGGTGAAAACTGCTGCATTCATCACGCCAACATCCACTCCTGCCCACTGGGATACATG ACATCAGAGAGCATCTGTGGTCCGTGGATTCCTGACGACGGAAAGATCTTCACACACACCATCTCCACATCCGGCAAAATGACGCAGACCAACTGGAGCGCCAAG GTGGTGCTGCTCCATGCGGGTCTGACTTCGCTCATCGCTCACATCCGAGTGGGTCGCATGCAGGTGGCACTGGAGGCCAAGAGTACCGTGCTGCCCTCTGCAG TGTGCGGCGACGGAGACTGTCAGGAGGAGGAGCTTTGTTCCACGTGTCCTGCCGACTGCGGCCAATGCCCCATGGCCGCGTCCACCAAACTGGCCATCGGGCTGCCACTCAGCCTGCTGAGCCTCTGCTTTATCCTGACCATCATG TGGCTGAGGTACCAGAAGCGGCGCCTGCTGTGGGACGAGAGCTGGCTCATCGACTTTGACCTCATTAAACAAG ATCAGGACGCACGTATGACCATGGGGAGCATGATGAGCGTGGCGGTGGCGCACAGTGACAGCAACGCCAGCTGTGTCACAACCCTCACTTCCTGTGCGGGCCAAGCAGGAAACAGGAAGACAACATTCACCTGCACAGGCATTTA TGACGGCAGGATGGTGGCCATCAAGAAGATTAACAGCAAGTCCTTCTCTCTGTCCAAAACCATTAGACAGGAAGTCAAGCAAGTGAG AGAGTTGGACCACCCCAACCTGTGTAAGTTCATCGGCGGATGCGTGGAAGTCCCAAACGTCGCTATCGTGACCGAGTACTGCCCCAAAGGAAGCCTTAACGATGTCCTTCTTAACGAGGAGATCCCACTCAACTGGGGCTTCAG GTTCTCCTTTGCCACGGACGTTGCCAGAGGCATGGCGTACCTGCACCAGCACCGCATCTGTCACGGCCGCCTCAAGTCTGCCAACTGTGTCCTCGATGACCGCTGGGTGTGCAAGATCACCG ATTACGGGCTGAGGGTGTATCGCAGAGAGGAAGGGGCGGAGCCTCTCTCCACATATCGCCAGAGGCTCAAGGAAGTGTACATGCCACCTGAGTTTTCTGACGCCAACATGGAGCCCACTTTGGCTGGAGATGTGTTCAG AGCGGTGTGTGCGTGTTGCAGTTACTCCATTATCCTGCTGGAGATCGCCACACGCAGCGACCCCGTACCG GTGGATGAGTCCAGTCTTGAGGGTTCGTGGTGTCCGCCTCTCCCTGAGCTCATCTCCAGCAAATCCGACAACGCCTGTCCGTGTCCTGCCGACTACGCGGAG CTCATCCGACGATGCGGCGCTCACCATCCCGCCCAGCGACCCACCTTTGAACAAATCAGGAAGTTTGTCTACCGCATCAACCCCATCAAAGTCAGCCCGGTGGACATGATGATGAACCTG ATGGAGAAGTACAGCAAACATCTGGAAGTGCTGGTGGCTGAACGAACACAAGATCTGATGCACGAGAAGCAGAAGACCGACAGATTGCTTTACA GTATGCTTCCCCGCCAGGTGGCTGATGACCTTCGTCAAGGAAAGCCATCGCAGGCTCAGAGCTACGTCAGCGCCACCGTCTTCTTTAG TGACATTGTGGGCTTCACACAGCTGTCCAGTAGCAGTACTCCATACCAGGTGGTGGACTTCCTCAACAAACTCTACACCACCTTTGATGATATCATTGACAACTACGACGTCTACAAGGTGGAAACCATCGGGGACGCTT acatGGTGGTGTCCGGCGTCCCGCGAGAGAACGGTATCCTTCACGCCGCCGAGATTGCCAGCATGGCGCTGGATCTGGTGGGTGTGTGTCGCACCTTCAATATTCCTCACAAGCccaacacgcagctccagattcGAGCTGGGATCCACGCAG GTCCTGTGGTGGCGGGGGTGGTGGGCACCAAGATGCCTCGCTACTGTCTTTTTGGCGATACGGTCAACACTGCGTCTCGAATGGAGTCAACCAGTCTGG CACTGAAGATCCAGTGTAGTGTTACCGTGTTTTATCTACTGGAGGAGATCGGCGGCTACGTGATGACCTGCCGAGGAACGATGCAGGTCAAG GGAAAAGGTGATATGGTGACTTATTGGCTGGACGGGAAGACATCTGACAACAAGCCGGCTAAAAGCGTCGCTGTGGAGACGCCGAAAAAGCTCGATTTGTCACTGCCGGGAACGCTTGACGACAGCCTCGATTGA
- the LOC131126418 gene encoding zinc finger protein basonuclin-2 isoform X1, with amino-acid sequence MNEKGRRRALMFMQEVTPHPPISRMMAPLTQEASRMTFNLSACAAPRCGCPRYEVGNDDAGSCDCGHSWVTHAIRKLWPRPPSNRGPVEAVLPGPVLDLSSLVLYGTQALPVRLKILLDRLYSVLTPQQVAHILRSLGWTLADYVRGYKLQRADGKALERWSMVSPEEETLLLKEFLRFGETRPVVEFMAAVHHPSCTERHEGLGEEGSSVHWIRPSTMEQMDRVTWDWDTQDPECDLLRRRGTAQENTSSFVLSNSSSSRNLCKTSSSCVRPLPSFSSAFQDRPAPPSSCHPVPKGRVLCGVCGKSFYDKGTLKIHYNAVHLKIKHGCTVAGCTMVFSSLRSRNRHSANPNPRLHRSGTKDVPDARTAYNSSPTSKGASRVGSPACVSLHNAPVSVPVCQSSPCDSKSAEAGASFPTNQQQLCESRDSIPKKKPRKSSMPLKVECRTFQ; translated from the exons ATGAATGAGAAAGGAAGGAGACGAGCACTGATGTTCATGCAGGAAGTAACTCCACATCCACCAATCAGCAGGATGATGGCGCCGCTCACTCAGGAGGCTTCCCGGATGACCTTTAACCTCTCTGCATGTGCGGCGCCGAGGTGTGGTTGCCCTCGCTACGAAGTCGGAAATGATGACGCGGGGTCGTGCGACTGTGGACACAGCTGGGTGACACACG CCATACGGAAACTCTGGCCCCGCCCTCCCTCCAACCGTGGCCCTGTGGAGGCAGTCCTTCCTGGACCAGTTTTGGACCTAAGCTCCCTGGTCCTGTATGGCACTCAGGCACTTCCTGTACGACTGAAGATCCTGTTGGACCGCCTTTACAGTGTGCTGACACCACAGCAG GTGGCTCACATCTTGCGCTCGCTGGGCTGGACTTTGGCTGATTACGTCCGCGGGTACAAGCTGCAG CGAGCCGATGGGAAGGCACTGGAACGTTGGTCCATGGTGAGCCCAGAAGAGGAGACGCTGCTCCTCAAAGAGTTCCTTCGCTTTGGTGAAACGCGACCCGTCGTTGAGTTCATGGCGGCTGTCCATCACCCTTCCTGCACAGAACGACATGAGGGTCTAGGCGAGGAAGGCTCCTCTGTTCACTGGATCCGCCCTTCTACAATG GAGCAGATGGACAGGGTCACGTGGGACTGGGACACACAAGATCCTGAGTGTGACCTTTTGAGGAGGAGAGGAACTGCACAGGAGAACACCTCTTCATTTGTCCTATCTAACTCTTCTTCTTCACGGAATCTTTGCAAAACGTCCTCATCGTGTGTGCGCCCACTGCCGTCCTTCTCCTCAGCCTTTCAGGATCGTCCTGCACCCCCCTCCTCCTGCCATCCCGTTCCCAAGGGACGGGTCTTGTGTGGCGTCTGTGGAAAAAGCTTCTATGACAAAG GTACGTTGAAGATCCACTACAATGCTGTCCACCTGAAGATcaaacatggctgcacggtggcggGCTGCACCATGGTCTTCAGCTCACTGCGCAGTCGGAATCGACACAGCGCCAACCCCAACCCGCGTCTCCACCGGAGCGGCACCAAAGATGTCCCAGACGCGCGTACCGCGTACAACTCAAGCCCCACGTCCAAGGGAGCATCAAGGGTGGGTTCACCTGCCTGTGTGTCCTTGCATAACGCGCCCGTCTCGGTGCCAGTCTGCCAATCATCCCCATGTGACAGCAAGTCTGCAGAAGCTGGCGCCAGCTTCCCGACCAATCAACAGCAGCTGTGTGAGTCACGTGACAGTATACCCAAGAAGAAACCTCGAAAGTCGAGCATGCCGCTGAAAGTCGAGTGTCGAACATTTCAATGA
- the LOC131125428 gene encoding WW domain binding protein 1-like — MEYHSGGSPPLLGRPRYCPGANANGGYLCETGHCCGETGCCTYYYQLWWFWLLWTALIVFSCCCAYRHRRAKLRAQQQRRQQEISLLAYRGAASYPSSMLDLSFLASLKLPSYEEVAAQPPTPPPPYSSVFTAPRYPQPPRTADPHLLMQHGRPQHRPFSDGPSSLSSDNSSSCSCDSCCPSSPCSSSLSVPVTYETDTSHASTPSEQADLSLNIAAQEAGASLQASPSPGVDATPPMPQQQSLPSPILATTLPPTQSPPAAVCVTLELADIPTNVPLEDPDGRDTTCPAPTVLPPDITIEPVAATSPFLPDPPTRTSTSWLFPPKQTLFSPCVDVFEAEEEAEPEDEDDVDADESQYRHRRLTGDSGIEVCRCQVEDDQGREEDAIPEKRSDLHDSADCPARGVATLSDSPEEVGEVVVVVETA, encoded by the exons ATGGAGTACCACTCTGGTGGCAGCCCGCCCCTGCTGGGGAGACCACGCTACTGCCCCGGCGCCAACGCTAACGGAGGCTACCTGTGTGAGACGGGCCACTGCTGCGGCGAGACGGGCTGCTGCACGTACTACTATCAGCTGTGGT GGTTCTGGCTGCTGTGGACCGCCCTCATTGTGTTCAGCTGTTGCTGTGCCTACCGCCATCGGCGTGCCAAACTGCGGGCGCAGCAGCAGCGGCGCCAGCAAGAGATCAGCCTGCTGGCCTATCGGGGTGCCGCCTCCTACCCCTCCTCCATGCTGGACCTCA GCTTCCTGGCGTCTCTGAAGTTGCCATCGTATGAGGAAGTGGCGGCTCAGCCCCCTACCCCGCCTCCCCCCTACAGCTCCGTCTTTACGGCGCCGCGCTACCCGCAGCCCCCGCGAACGGCAGACCCCCACTTACTCATGCAGCATGGGCGCCCGCAGCACCGCCCCTTCAGTGACGGCCCCTCCTCGCTCAGCTCGGACAACAG CTCCAGCTGTTCCTGTGACTCCTGCTGCCCCTCCTCTCCATGTAGCTCCTCCCTCTCCGTCCCTGTGACCTATGAGACGGACACCAGCCACGCCTCCACGCCCAGCGAGCAAGCAGACCTCTCTCTCAATATCGCGGCGCAGGAAGCCGGCGCCTCCTTGCAGGCGTCTCCCTCTCCTGGCGTAGATGCCACACCTCCCATGCCGCAACAACAGTCCCTCCCCAGCCCCATTCTAGCAACCACTTTGCCACCAACCCAATCTCCTCCAGCGGCCGTCTGTGTTACTTTGGAGCTGGCTGACATTCCAACTAATGTGCCTCTCGAAGACCCGGATGGAAGAGACACAACTTGCCCCGCCCCGACTGTCTTACCCCCCGACATCACTATCGAGCCCGTGGCGGCTACCTCTCCCTTCCTCCCCGACCCGCCCACACGCAcctccacttcctggttgttccCGCCCAAACAGACCCTCTTCTCGCCGTGTGTGGACGTCTTTGAGGCCGAAGAGGAGGCGGAACCGGAGGACGAAGATGACGTGGACGCCGACGAGAGCCAGTATCGACATCGCCGACTGACCGGCGACTCCGGGATCGAAGTGTGCCGCTGCCAGGTGGAAGACGACCAGGGACGGGAGGAAGACGCAATCCCGGAGAAGCGATCTGACCTCCATGACAGTGCGGACTGCCCTGCCAGAGGCGTGGCCACACTTAGCGATTCCCCTGAGGAAGTTGGTGAGGTGGTGGTTGTCGTGGAGACGGCATGA
- the LOC131125426 gene encoding atrial natriuretic peptide receptor 1-like isoform X2, protein MWSAMKSKVCLVIWVCACCIMLASCWHDLDNSEYDCWPLEQPNESNMINCGGLEMAWVLRPPETVKSGQVFNVIYSVSAQDSFYSWAADNDVFPHRSIANAEDARRFCEYHECPANWKDADGENCCIHHANIHSCPLGYMTSESICGPWIPDDGKIFTHTISTSGKMTQTNWSAKVVLLHAGLTSLIAHIRVGRMQVALEAKSTVLPSAVCGDGDCQEEELCSTCPADCGQCPMAASTKLAIGLPLSLLSLCFILTIMWLRYQKRRLLWDESWLIDFDLIKQDQDARMTMGSMMSVAVAHSDSNASCVTTLTSCAGQAGNRKTTFTCTGIYDGRMVAIKKINSKSFSLSKTIRQEVKQVRELDHPNLCKFIGGCVEVPNVAIVTEYCPKGSLNDVLLNEEIPLNWGFRFSFATDVARGMAYLHQHRICHGRLKSANCVLDDRWVCKITDYGLRVYRREEGAEPLSTYRQRLKEVYMPPEFSDANMEPTLAGDVFSYSIILLEIATRSDPVPVDESSLEGSWCPPLPELISSKSDNACPCPADYAELIRRCGAHHPAQRPTFEQIRKFVYRINPIKVSPVDMMMNLMEKYSKHLEVLVAERTQDLMHEKQKTDRLLYSMLPRQVADDLRQGKPSQAQSYVSATVFFSDIVGFTQLSSSSTPYQVVDFLNKLYTTFDDIIDNYDVYKVETIGDAYMVVSGVPRENGILHAAEIASMALDLVGVCRTFNIPHKPNTQLQIRAGIHAGPVVAGVVGTKMPRYCLFGDTVNTASRMESTSLALKIQCSVTVFYLLEEIGGYVMTCRGTMQVKGKGDMVTYWLDGKTSDNKPAKSVAVETPKKLDLSLPGTLDDSLD, encoded by the exons ATGTGGTCCGCCATGAAGAGCAAAGTGTGCTTGGTGATCTGG GTGTGTGCGTGTTGCATCATGCTTGCGTCCTGCTGGCATGACCTCGACAACAGCGAGTACGACTGTTGGCCTCTGGAGCAACCCAATGAGTCCAACATGATTAACTGCGGAG GTCTCGAAATGGCGTGGGTGCTGCGGCCTCCGGAGACGGTAAAGAGTGGTCAGGTGTTCAACGTCATCTACTCGGTCTCTGCCCAGGACTCCTTCTACAGCTGGGCCGCCGACAACGACGTCTTCCCTCACAG GTCCATCGCCAACGCAGAAGATGCTCGGAGGTTCTGTGAATATCACGAATGTCCTGCAAACTGGAAAGATGCCGACGGTGAAAACTGCTGCATTCATCACGCCAACATCCACTCCTGCCCACTGGGATACATG ACATCAGAGAGCATCTGTGGTCCGTGGATTCCTGACGACGGAAAGATCTTCACACACACCATCTCCACATCCGGCAAAATGACGCAGACCAACTGGAGCGCCAAG GTGGTGCTGCTCCATGCGGGTCTGACTTCGCTCATCGCTCACATCCGAGTGGGTCGCATGCAGGTGGCACTGGAGGCCAAGAGTACCGTGCTGCCCTCTGCAG TGTGCGGCGACGGAGACTGTCAGGAGGAGGAGCTTTGTTCCACGTGTCCTGCCGACTGCGGCCAATGCCCCATGGCCGCGTCCACCAAACTGGCCATCGGGCTGCCACTCAGCCTGCTGAGCCTCTGCTTTATCCTGACCATCATG TGGCTGAGGTACCAGAAGCGGCGCCTGCTGTGGGACGAGAGCTGGCTCATCGACTTTGACCTCATTAAACAAG ATCAGGACGCACGTATGACCATGGGGAGCATGATGAGCGTGGCGGTGGCGCACAGTGACAGCAACGCCAGCTGTGTCACAACCCTCACTTCCTGTGCGGGCCAAGCAGGAAACAGGAAGACAACATTCACCTGCACAGGCATTTA TGACGGCAGGATGGTGGCCATCAAGAAGATTAACAGCAAGTCCTTCTCTCTGTCCAAAACCATTAGACAGGAAGTCAAGCAAGTGAG AGAGTTGGACCACCCCAACCTGTGTAAGTTCATCGGCGGATGCGTGGAAGTCCCAAACGTCGCTATCGTGACCGAGTACTGCCCCAAAGGAAGCCTTAACGATGTCCTTCTTAACGAGGAGATCCCACTCAACTGGGGCTTCAG GTTCTCCTTTGCCACGGACGTTGCCAGAGGCATGGCGTACCTGCACCAGCACCGCATCTGTCACGGCCGCCTCAAGTCTGCCAACTGTGTCCTCGATGACCGCTGGGTGTGCAAGATCACCG ATTACGGGCTGAGGGTGTATCGCAGAGAGGAAGGGGCGGAGCCTCTCTCCACATATCGCCAGAGGCTCAAGGAAGTGTACATGCCACCTGAGTTTTCTGACGCCAACATGGAGCCCACTTTGGCTGGAGATGTGTTCAG TTACTCCATTATCCTGCTGGAGATCGCCACACGCAGCGACCCCGTACCG GTGGATGAGTCCAGTCTTGAGGGTTCGTGGTGTCCGCCTCTCCCTGAGCTCATCTCCAGCAAATCCGACAACGCCTGTCCGTGTCCTGCCGACTACGCGGAG CTCATCCGACGATGCGGCGCTCACCATCCCGCCCAGCGACCCACCTTTGAACAAATCAGGAAGTTTGTCTACCGCATCAACCCCATCAAAGTCAGCCCGGTGGACATGATGATGAACCTG ATGGAGAAGTACAGCAAACATCTGGAAGTGCTGGTGGCTGAACGAACACAAGATCTGATGCACGAGAAGCAGAAGACCGACAGATTGCTTTACA GTATGCTTCCCCGCCAGGTGGCTGATGACCTTCGTCAAGGAAAGCCATCGCAGGCTCAGAGCTACGTCAGCGCCACCGTCTTCTTTAG TGACATTGTGGGCTTCACACAGCTGTCCAGTAGCAGTACTCCATACCAGGTGGTGGACTTCCTCAACAAACTCTACACCACCTTTGATGATATCATTGACAACTACGACGTCTACAAGGTGGAAACCATCGGGGACGCTT acatGGTGGTGTCCGGCGTCCCGCGAGAGAACGGTATCCTTCACGCCGCCGAGATTGCCAGCATGGCGCTGGATCTGGTGGGTGTGTGTCGCACCTTCAATATTCCTCACAAGCccaacacgcagctccagattcGAGCTGGGATCCACGCAG GTCCTGTGGTGGCGGGGGTGGTGGGCACCAAGATGCCTCGCTACTGTCTTTTTGGCGATACGGTCAACACTGCGTCTCGAATGGAGTCAACCAGTCTGG CACTGAAGATCCAGTGTAGTGTTACCGTGTTTTATCTACTGGAGGAGATCGGCGGCTACGTGATGACCTGCCGAGGAACGATGCAGGTCAAG GGAAAAGGTGATATGGTGACTTATTGGCTGGACGGGAAGACATCTGACAACAAGCCGGCTAAAAGCGTCGCTGTGGAGACGCCGAAAAAGCTCGATTTGTCACTGCCGGGAACGCTTGACGACAGCCTCGATTGA
- the LOC131126418 gene encoding zinc finger protein basonuclin-2 isoform X2, whose product MNEKGRRRALMFMQEVTPHPPISRMMAPLTQEASRMTFNLSACAAPRCGCPRYEVGNDDAGSCDCGHSWVTHAIRKLWPRPPSNRGPVEAVLPGPVLDLSSLVLYGTQALPVRLKILLDRLYSVLTPQQVAHILRSLGWTLADYVRGYKLQRADGKALERWSMVSPEEETLLLKEFLRFGETRPVVEFMAAVHHPSCTERHEGLGEEGSSVHWIRPSTMMDRVTWDWDTQDPECDLLRRRGTAQENTSSFVLSNSSSSRNLCKTSSSCVRPLPSFSSAFQDRPAPPSSCHPVPKGRVLCGVCGKSFYDKGTLKIHYNAVHLKIKHGCTVAGCTMVFSSLRSRNRHSANPNPRLHRSGTKDVPDARTAYNSSPTSKGASRVGSPACVSLHNAPVSVPVCQSSPCDSKSAEAGASFPTNQQQLCESRDSIPKKKPRKSSMPLKVECRTFQ is encoded by the exons ATGAATGAGAAAGGAAGGAGACGAGCACTGATGTTCATGCAGGAAGTAACTCCACATCCACCAATCAGCAGGATGATGGCGCCGCTCACTCAGGAGGCTTCCCGGATGACCTTTAACCTCTCTGCATGTGCGGCGCCGAGGTGTGGTTGCCCTCGCTACGAAGTCGGAAATGATGACGCGGGGTCGTGCGACTGTGGACACAGCTGGGTGACACACG CCATACGGAAACTCTGGCCCCGCCCTCCCTCCAACCGTGGCCCTGTGGAGGCAGTCCTTCCTGGACCAGTTTTGGACCTAAGCTCCCTGGTCCTGTATGGCACTCAGGCACTTCCTGTACGACTGAAGATCCTGTTGGACCGCCTTTACAGTGTGCTGACACCACAGCAG GTGGCTCACATCTTGCGCTCGCTGGGCTGGACTTTGGCTGATTACGTCCGCGGGTACAAGCTGCAG CGAGCCGATGGGAAGGCACTGGAACGTTGGTCCATGGTGAGCCCAGAAGAGGAGACGCTGCTCCTCAAAGAGTTCCTTCGCTTTGGTGAAACGCGACCCGTCGTTGAGTTCATGGCGGCTGTCCATCACCCTTCCTGCACAGAACGACATGAGGGTCTAGGCGAGGAAGGCTCCTCTGTTCACTGGATCCGCCCTTCTACAATG ATGGACAGGGTCACGTGGGACTGGGACACACAAGATCCTGAGTGTGACCTTTTGAGGAGGAGAGGAACTGCACAGGAGAACACCTCTTCATTTGTCCTATCTAACTCTTCTTCTTCACGGAATCTTTGCAAAACGTCCTCATCGTGTGTGCGCCCACTGCCGTCCTTCTCCTCAGCCTTTCAGGATCGTCCTGCACCCCCCTCCTCCTGCCATCCCGTTCCCAAGGGACGGGTCTTGTGTGGCGTCTGTGGAAAAAGCTTCTATGACAAAG GTACGTTGAAGATCCACTACAATGCTGTCCACCTGAAGATcaaacatggctgcacggtggcggGCTGCACCATGGTCTTCAGCTCACTGCGCAGTCGGAATCGACACAGCGCCAACCCCAACCCGCGTCTCCACCGGAGCGGCACCAAAGATGTCCCAGACGCGCGTACCGCGTACAACTCAAGCCCCACGTCCAAGGGAGCATCAAGGGTGGGTTCACCTGCCTGTGTGTCCTTGCATAACGCGCCCGTCTCGGTGCCAGTCTGCCAATCATCCCCATGTGACAGCAAGTCTGCAGAAGCTGGCGCCAGCTTCCCGACCAATCAACAGCAGCTGTGTGAGTCACGTGACAGTATACCCAAGAAGAAACCTCGAAAGTCGAGCATGCCGCTGAAAGTCGAGTGTCGAACATTTCAATGA